CGAGATAGCCCCTGCCACGGCTAAGGATCGCGTCATGTGGGCCTACCGCGAGAATCCGCACGCCGACAAGCGCGAGGTAGCACAGGCGCTTGGCATCGGATACTCTACCGTTAGCAAGGCATACCGCGAGCTGCTAGCCGCTGGCGCTATCGAGCACAACGGAGAGGATGGCCGCTAATGGGTAAGCCCTGGTGGGACAACGCCCTGGTCGGCGCTATCGCCGCGGGTCCACTATGCTACATGCTCTGGCGCTGGATGGACCCGCGCCACAAGCACGCCGATAGACGTAACCTGTTCATGGCCGTGCTATTCATCGCTACCGTAGCCTATCTATGGTGGAGGTTCCCATGAGCCTGTTCTGCCGCCTGTTCGGCCATCGTCCTGGCCCGGAGCGCAAGTCGAACACCTGGAGCATCAAGGGCCGCTATCGCATCTGCCGCCGTTGCAAAACACACCTGTGGGCCGGCGATCCCCGACGGGAGGTAAAATCATGAGCCTGCTAGGTTTGCACCTCGACAAGCCGCGCCGCGGCACGCAACACTCGGACGCTATGCTCCGTATCCTTGGCGTGTGCCACCAGCACGGCATAGCGACGCGCCTGGTTCACACCGCTAATGGCGACTATCGGCAAACGCTCATCGAAGCGGGTATCACCGACGTGCCCGATAACATGCCCTTCGTGCGCTATAGCCTGCATGTCTTGGATACGAGCGTGCTACGCAAGCTGCTATCGCTAGCGCCCGCGTTCGCTACTGCGCTAAACGTCGATAGCGTCCAGGTAAAGCGCGAGGGCGATACCGTCTGGGTCCGTGTCGCCACACCACACCAGAGCGTCGCGTTGACCTACGCCGCTGCTTTTGCGCTATGCCCCGACATGCCCGCCGATCATCTGCTGCTAGGCCAGGATGACGAGGGGGATCAGATGACACTCGACACCACGGCCAACGTGCATGTCCTGGTAGCCGGGCAGACACATAGCGGCAAGAGCACCCTACTCCGCACCATGGCGCTATCGGCGCTCGTGGCTCAGCGGCCCGTGGCGCTCGTAGATCCATCCGGCGATATAGCGCCGCTCTCGGGGATGCCCGCCGTATGGCAAGGCGGTTACTTTGACAGGCTAGACGATATAGCCGCCGTGTTATATTTCCTAGCACAGCGCACTCGACATAACCTAGATACGCCATTACTACTATTCGTAGATGAGGGCACGGAGCTTTGCCGCAACGCGGCCAACGCCGACAACCTATCCACCATTGCCAGGATGGGGCGGCACATCGGCCTGCGGCTGATATTCGGGGCCCAGACGCTCACCGGGCTCCCCGCCGACATCAAAGCCAACCTCCTGGCGCGGCTGATAGGGCGCACGTCCGACGCGCAGCAATCCGCATGGCTGGCCGGGCGCAAGCGGGCAGGGGCGGAGTACAGCCACGGGCGCGGGGACTTTACCGCATTCACCGCAGCCACGGGCAGGGAGGGCGCGCACTTTCAAGCGGCCTGTCCCGATGACACGCTGGACGCGACATGG
This sequence is a window from bacterium. Protein-coding genes within it:
- a CDS encoding FtsK/SpoIIIE domain-containing protein, with amino-acid sequence MSLLGLHLDKPRRGTQHSDAMLRILGVCHQHGIATRLVHTANGDYRQTLIEAGITDVPDNMPFVRYSLHVLDTSVLRKLLSLAPAFATALNVDSVQVKREGDTVWVRVATPHQSVALTYAAAFALCPDMPADHLLLGQDDEGDQMTLDTTANVHVLVAGQTHSGKSTLLRTMALSALVAQRPVALVDPSGDIAPLSGMPAVWQGGYFDRLDDIAAVLYFLAQRTRHNLDTPLLLFVDEGTELCRNAANADNLSTIARMGRHIGLRLIFGAQTLTGLPADIKANLLARLIGRTSDAQQSAWLAGRKRAGAEYSHGRGDFTAFTAATGREGAHFQAACPDDTLDATWLKRYPPRRGVVPVWQADMPAAEYGGHQITPSPQAATFASEMPVGDPGRRCDDLPADVARKIAAYYAANHRPPARRMIAGWIQERDIDKDKHHRWLGAVLPRRALR
- a CDS encoding DUF1660 family phage protein, whose amino-acid sequence is MSLFCRLFGHRPGPERKSNTWSIKGRYRICRRCKTHLWAGDPRREVKS